CACTCCCTTGATAGCCATAGGCCTCTTGGGTTCTAGCTTACCCTAAAAGACTCAGAAGAGTACAGGACGCACAGGCCTCTCCAAGCTGCTTGGAGTTGGGCTGGCCCTGCAAAGCTGGTTCCAGTGAGTCTCAGCCTGTCAGTGCGCCTTTTAATACACCTCTGATCTGGGAGCACTGGGTCACTCTCCCTTCCATCGGCTGAGGCTTCCCTGTCCCTAATCACCCTCACagtccccacagccctgcctgaaCACAGGCAGCctggtgcaggcagggctgaagGGAAGAACAAGCACAGCACCTCTGATCCTCTGCACCAGCctcctctgtgctcccagcaaCAATAAATACTAATAAATACAAACTCTTGCACACTTTCTGCTCCCAGACCTGAGGCCAGTGTGGGAGGACTCACTCTCAGCTCCAGTCCATCTCTTCACTCCCACCCACCCAACCTCAGCCAACAGCCGAGTCTCCAAGctgggagcagtgccagcagaagGCTTGGGCATGTCcctggggtgccagggctgctcctcagcccctgcccctcttGGTGAAGTGCCCTGggtgatcccagccctgctgcagagcgTGGTGTCCGTGCTGGTCGGGAGGGTGGATGATATCTCAAAGCAGTGCTTGGTGGCCCTTTTCTCTCCCCTaagtgctgggctggaggctcCCCAGTGGCCCTGGGGGGCAGGGAGTGAAGGAGGTCAGGCCCGGGGTGAGTAGCAGGGGTTCCGCGGCATCTCTGTGAAGGATTTCAGTTCGTAGGGGATCCCCGAATCCACCTCAATCGACTTGCGGGAGAAAAGCAGCCGAATGTCGTCGTGAAGGTAGATCTTCCCTGACTTGGAGCTGTGAAACCTGTGTGGAGACAAGCAGGACAGAGGGACCTCAGGCTCCCCAGGTAAGGGAAGGCCATCCTCAGTGAGGGCACAACCCCCTTGACTACTTTGGCCCCTGGCTAATGTGGGCACCCTCTGATTGCcttcagagggacagagacagctGCCCTTGGGCAGGATGGCAGCTCCAACCTCCTcaaaggagcagctgctcctccccagtctctcctgctgcctggcaggcTTGGGACAAGACAagagaggagcacagggatgaCCTTGGGGCAGGTGCCCATTGCCCCGGCATGCTTTACCTTAGATGCATCAGGTAGCAGAGGACCCTGCGGGGTGGGCTGGTGCCCAGTGGGTCACTGGGGGCCACTGTGGGCCCCTCTTCCTCCCCCACGGGCACCAGGAAGATGCGATGGCGTAGGAAGGTCATGTGGTTGGCCGGCATGTCCTGGAAGTCGTATGTCACCAAGAACATCTTCACCACAGTCTTGTTGGGGTTAAATAAGGTCTGGGGGCAGAGGGGTAGGGGGTGAGACTGAGAAGGATGCAGGGCAGAGATGGGGCATCTGGGAGCAGAAATTGCTGGACCAAGAAACCAGAAAGCCCCACACAAATCCTAGAGGGCTTAGCCTGAGTGCCATAGCTTTTTCCACACACCTTCACACTTGTGCTCCTCTTCCATgacatcccattcccactgcaCATACGCACTTTTCTGCCAAAACCCTCACACGCCCTTCCTTCCCTGATTCTCCCATCACCTTGTCTCCTTGACAGCACCCTAGGTACCCTGTGCTCCCCTCTGCTATGCTGTGGTGGTGGCCATTTAATCTCTCTGCAGGAGACAccccttccagctgctgccctgcctaCAACAGCATGGAGCAtttccctcccacccccagcagGGCAACCAGAGCCCAaccagccccatccccacagTGCTAGTGCAGGCCAGGGAATGACTCACCACTTGGATGGTTccagctttggggacactgtAACCCTTCTTTCCCAAGGCCTCCAAGTCAATCACTCCCTGGGGCAAAATAAACAGCGTGTGAGAGAGGGGAAAGCCAAGGGAAAGCTGGGAACCAGCATGGGCCTGAGACTCCCTTGCTGGGAACACCTGGTAGAAGTTAACGAGAAGACCCCCACCTCAGCCCCTTCCAAACCAGGAGAAGAAACAGAGAGGTGGTGACAAAAGAGGTGATGACAATGGCAACCAtgaagcagcagagcctgagtATGTtccctcttctttcccttttctgggTTAAAgactgctcctggcacaggcagccatCTCCCTTAACAGGTGGTTGCTGGAGCCACCCTCTacagccaggggctgccccagggtgTCAGGGTACAgtccccccagctccccacatCCATGTACCAGGAAAGGCGAGGGCACGCTGTGTTCAGAGATGTCGAAGTAGGTGACGTCGACAGGCAGGGTGACATGCTGGGGACAGTAGGAGCCACTGGCACCAATCTCTGCTGTGAAACCCTCGATCCTCCCCGATGGTGCAAAGCGCCCCTTCAGGATGGACTCCTGAGAGGGAGGGAAGCGTTAGGGAATCTCAAACACCAGCCCTAACCCCTGCCTCAATGCTCCAGGTGAAGTCATCCCCATCTTCACTGCACCCAGCTGACTGCTTGCCCTCGTGTGCCCAGAGACCTCATTCTGAGACAGACCCACCCTGAACTGCTGGAATAACACCAACCATCTAACAAGGAGAAGCAGTGAGAGTGCCttggctcagcctggcagcaccTATCTCAGCAGGTTCCACCCAAGGATCTGCTGGCTGAGCCatgctgctggtggggctgtgTGGTGGCGACTGCAGGCAGGCCTTTTGGGGACAATCAGCCCAGTCTCACACCACAGCTCCCATCAGGTGCAGCCTCTCACTCATTGCTAGCCCTGCATGCAGTCCCCAGGACCCACCTTCCCACAGCAGAAAGGCACCCTTACCTCAAAGTTGCCCAGCAGAGCGTGGCTGACAGTGGTGGTGGCCCAGGGCACTGTGGGGGACCTGGTGCCCCTCCGGAGGCTGGTCCGGAGATGTCGCCTTGGAGTGAGGAGAGAAGACTGGTGTTGGACTGAagagcacacagccctgggttATTCATGTCTCTGGGAATGTGGATCCCTCTCCAGGTCCCCCATACCTCTGCTAGAGGTTGAACCCACTTTCCTACATCCCAGGGGAAGAATAAACACCACCCCCGCCCCATCTGCAGTCCTATGGAGGGGAGATAcatgggccagggcagggcagaggacTCAACCCAAGGTAAACCTCccatggggctgcagggcactgagGTGGGCAGGTCCACCCTGAGCCCCCACGTCCATCCCACGGGGCTGCCAGCACACTCACGATTTGAGACGCAGCCCACTCTTCAGCCTCCTCCCGACCGCAGTGCAATCTGAAGAGCTCTGAGAGGACACGAAATGGAGAGCCATGTTAGGGCAGCAACCACTGGGAGGTGCCATCGTCCCTTGTCCTGCCCCATATTCCCATGACAGTCTCAGCAGATGGAACAGGCTCCTGTCCTTGAGCAGCCATCAGCAGCCTCTGGAGGAGTGGCCAACAGGGCAGCACAAGGACTGGGGTGTCTGGTGGGAACATGGGGTTGCCCAAAACCTGAAGTGGCTCAGCTGGGAAAGAGAGTGTTGACACCCAAGAGTACAACACACTGTTCCCTCTTTAGAAAGCAGGtctcaggagcagccccagtggCAAACACCTGTAGACAGAGCCATGCAACGATACCCCCTTGCACCTCCCAGGGACTGGTGACACCTACAAGGACACTTGCGGACCAGCCTCTGAAAAGTTCTGTCCCCTGGTGATTCATGCAAAGtcctcagcagtgccaccaggcagtgccacccctACTCACAGCTAGGATCCTACAGCTGTGGGGTGGGGGAGTTAAAGCCACAGTCacactgcagcctccttttaAAGATGTCCCTTTTTCAGGGGCTTTCTCTTCTGGAAGCCACACAAAGGGTAGCACAACACAAAGGGATGATGGAGCTGGCTGGCATGACCAGGCGGGAAAacccagggaagctgctggaggGCTTCACTCTGCAAggacagtgctgggggcagctgggctgggggacagtCATGAAAAAGGCACACAGCAATGGAGCTGTGTGCCATGGATGGTGTGACCCAGCTCCAAGCAGCAAGAAGCCAGGGTAGCTCTGACATCAGTTCTTGTGTGTCCCCACACCAAGGGATGCCCTAGAGAAGAAGAAGGGGCCAGGTTTGGCCTGagcctcctgcagcctcagctggcACGACAGGGTGAGGGCAGGGGGCTGATAAGAAGGGCAGGGTAACAAAGGGAGAATTtgaagcagctcctgagctgctaGGGAGGGTTGCAAACCTCACACGTCTGCCCCATTGCTGAGAGCTTGTGGCACCTTGAGGACATGCCACAGGGACCCCAACAGGGCAGAAAAGCCAGTGGCATCTCTGTATACAGCACTGGGCTCCTTGGTCAAAGCATGTTCAGTCCCACTGCCTGCCACTGGTCACTTGCTCTAAGGGGCATCATGGCCAGGAGTTCAAGCCATCCCACACATCTGCCTTCCTTGtcaccaggcaggcagaggccaGCCCTCTTTCCAATCTTGCTGGTATATCATGGCCTAACATGAAGCCATCAGACACCAAAAGTGGCTTCATGACATGTGCAGCTCTCACTGCCATGGGGAGGTTGTCTCCTGCCCAATCAAGGCTCTCCAGGAGAAAAAGCAGTTGCATGCAGAGGATCTAGTGACTGCAAGATGTCAAGATTTGGTTAAAACAGACCATGTGTGTCAGGGCTGACTGTCAGCTGCGGCCTTGCTCACACCAGTACTGTAGCTCAGGGATAGCACAGGGCATGGTGCCACAGTGGACCACACTGCCCACAAGCACAGTCCTGAGCTCTGGGCAtccccaggccattccctgctttcccctggGAGCAATGCTCACCTTGGCTGCAGGAAGCAGGTGATTCCAGAACGGAGCTCCCTTGGCATCAGTGCTGCGgcaggctgtgggcacaggatGGCATGGCAGGACCCTCTTTTTCCTTGCTGGTGGGGACAGGCTCTCATCCTCAGAGCAGGAGTCGGCCATAACCTCACCAGCGGGCAGCAACTTCCTTTTGgctgggcaggtgctgctgagctggctgctcccacagggTGTCATCTCCTGGGAGCTCAGGTTGCTGGGCTCGGGGCTGAGTGCTGTCTGTGGAACTGGGGACTCCCTGCACCCATTGGCCACTGCTGGCCCTTCTGCTTCTCCACAAGCCCTGCTGGTGtgagctgggctgctccctgGCTTCTCTCTCTTCCCACCAGGGTCCAACTGGGTTGTTTGTGCAATACTGTGCAAATCAAGGTGAAGTACATTGCGGCCACTTGACGGCTCCCCATTCTCTCCATAGTCTATGGGCTGATCCCCTGATGAGACAGGGCAACTGTCTCTCATGTGCAAAGTACTGCAAGCAATGTGCTggggccaggaggaggaggaggaggaagaggaggaggaggagaaggagacaTCCTGTGACTTGTCCTCTCTGCTGGCCTTGGGGCTGTGGCTAGGGCTGCCCTCACAGCGGTGCTCCACCACCCGCAGCCCGCTGTGGGAGAAGTGTTGGGCAGAGCCGCAAAGGGAGAGCTCCTCCACCAGCAGACCATCTTCAAAAGTATCATCATCATCCAGGGAAGGCTGTCCAGGGCCTCCATCCACCCCCCTGTCACCCCAGTGAGTTCGTTTGGGATCTCGTCCCCCCTCCAGAGTTCGCTGCTCGGGGTATCCCCTCTTGACTGCTGGCCGGGTGCCTGCCCGCTGCTCCGTGCTctcagaggagctggagagatGGGAGAAGATGGACACCTGGTAAACCTTCTGGCGCTTGATCTCTGTCTCATTGTAGCCCATGAGGATGCTGCGGTGTGTGCAGCACTGCGAGGAAGGCTCCAAGGGTGTCTCCCCCCTGGGCCGGGACAGGCTGGGCTCCGTGCTGCGCTCTGGGGGCAGAGGCGTCTCTGTGTGGATGTGCCGCATGGAGCCTCACTTGCTGGGACTCCGAGCGGAGcccatgcagcagcaggaaggggacTGTAAAGTGCCACAGGTCAGGGTGCAAGGGCAGAGGGTGGAAGCTAGGCCTCCTCTCACTCAGGATTTCTGTGTGAGCCCTCTACTATGaggtgctctgcagcacagcatctggaaaaaaagagagcagaGGGATGAGGATCAGCCCTGGatctccatcctcatccagGCTTCCAGCTGCAAGGAACCCACTGGGACAGggctcctcacacagcccacTTGAATCACCCTCTCGAGGGACAGGAAGAGGAACTTAGCTGATGTGCCTTTCTGGGAAACCCTCAGGTATCACTCAGCTGCAGGTTCAGCACACGCTTCCTGGCTTGGGCAATGAGAGAAGTCTCCAGACAGGCAGGAGACAACTGTGGACAAGTCTGGACAGGTGGGGAGGAAGAGGCCTGCCCTCTGCCAGGGACACGCTTGTGCTGTTGTGGAGCACAGGAGTCAGGCAGGTCAGACCAGTCCCAGGGGCTCAGGCCTGTAATCACCCCTTTGGGCAACAGCAGCaacatctcccagtgctggccaAGACGTCCTGCCTTGGCCACGTGCACTGAatgaggcagggctggtgccagccccacagcagggacaggaacctGTACAACATCCCTGTTACCTCTGCCAACTTGGACCAGCTTGGAGATCAATCCGCAGCTGGGAGATAGCAGGGTCACCATCCACCCACTCCTGCCAGCTCCAAGGGCCTACCCTTCTCTGTGCAGCATGGTGACTCGCTTCTGATTTTCAGTCCAGTTTGAGAGCTGTGAGAATCCTGTCTACATGTTGGCTGGTTTCAGGcatgaaaaatactgaaatggcTACAAGAGCTGAGGAGATGCAGGAAAAGTCACCAGCAGACTGAGGACAAACTGCCCatgcctggcagctctgccttttgccTGTCTTTGCAGCTGTGCCTGATCTTGTGGAGTAAGGGCTTAGGGCCAAGTGAGCTATAGGGAAATTTGTTCTCCAAGTGGATCAAGGCTATGTGGAGAATGAGCCTGCATATGTTATTTTGATCCTGCTGGGATATGGATGTGAAAATGGCAGGCCAAGGTGCTTGAGACGAGGGACTCTGTGTAAAAGGAGTGATAAAAGGTATAACCATGCACCAGGATATGCTGGGGACTGactggctggaaagcagcacaatAAAAAAGGCcttgggggtcctggtgggtGCCATGTTGACcatgagccagcaatgtgcccttgcagcaaagaaaaacaatagtGCACCAGGCACAGGATTAACAGCAGGTTGAGCAAACTGATCCTCCCTCTTTGCTCAGtgctggtgaggccacatctgaGAGAGTGCAAAACAGGGACACTAAAAAATTAAGGGAATAGAGCATTTGTCCTATGAGACCTGggactgctcagcctggagaacagaaggcTCTGAGATCTCATCTAGATATCTAGATAAGAGGTGCCCTCTGAATATCAGAAAACACGGTTTTGTTTAACCATGACCAAGCATAAACAGTTACCTAGAGATGTTGCGGAATCTTCTTCCTTGGAGATATCCACAAGCAATCAGGACAAAGTCCTGGGCAATGGCTCTAGGTGGGGCTGGTCCAGATAACCTGCACATGTTCCAGCCAACCTCAACCCCTCTGTGTAacccccagcagtgcagcccaTCCTGGCTGCCCCCACAGTTCTCACCCCTGCGTGTCTCTGGATCAGCCTCCCTGCCCCGCAGCAGGCGGTCcttggcacagctggctgcagacGCCTGCCAGTCAGGCACCCCCCAGAAGCGGCGTGGCTGCCGTGGAATGGCTCCCACCATCACGGTGTGCCTCCGAACCTTTGCAACGTCCTCTCCAGCTCTTCAGGGTCCACAGTAGCtctgaggggaaggaaagggggagatgcagggctggggtgaTTCAGATGCTTCCTgggagaagggcaggagggTGCTTCCTGTCTGCAGGGTCACGCAGGCAGGGAAGGTAGCATCTGGGCTCATCCTTTCCCAGCCTCCCAAATCAAAGGCCACATACATCTCAGTCACCTCAGGCAGTGCTAACACATTGATTTCCATTTAAACCACAAATATTTTAAGCTAAGCTGTGAACTCTCACACCTGGCTTGATTTTACATCCCTTTTGCATGCCTTCCTGTATGAAACCCTGTGCATAGGAACAgattcctctttctttctggCGACCATTTCATGCCTTGCTTTCCAAGACACTGCAGCAACCTCTGGGCCTCCAGCTAGCTCCTGGTCTCATGTTcacctcctcccccttccaCCCACAGCACAGGACACTTTCTGGTTCTACAGATAAGGAGAAGAGCTTGGAATTGTTTTCTTCCAATATGAGATGCCTGTCAGGGAAGGCAGAAATGAGGAGCCTGACAGCCCTGAGCCATAATGGCCCCCTACCAGTTTTCCCCAGCACAAAGACAGCAATCCTTTCATGTGCACAGCACTCACCTGTTCAGATGTGCCCTTGATGCACAACAGAGATTTGCAGATGCAACACAGCTCCCCTGTGGTCATAATCCACGGGCACTGCAGCTTTGATGCCTGGAAGAGGGTGTGGAGAAGAGtcagctgaagcagcagctcatggTGCAACACCTTAAGAGTGTGCAGGAGCCCTTGAGCACCTCCACCCTCAGCACCTCTGTGGCAGACAACTCATGGACTTCACCAGCCTAGGCACCTCCAGGTAAAGGAGGAAATCATGCCTATCCATAGGGACCATGCCCTCCCCACCTCCTTCCTATGCATCCCTCAAACGGCGACTCACTGCAGCAGCCATCCAGTGCGAAGTCACTGTCTGGGCAGTGAGTACTGCTCTGAAGGCTGGAAACAGCAGGACCAGGGGCCAGGCAGAtgaacaaaaaccccaaatggaTGCTCAGAGACAGCAACACTCAAGTGCAATCCCCTTCTGGCATCCTGGTCTGACAAATTTTGCATCCCTGCAACTTGTACATGGGAAGCCAGCATCAGCTGTGCTCACTCCCTGACCTCACCTGCCCCAGAAAACAGGCTGTTCTTTCACTACATTTCCAACAAGATTTGTAATTACACACTCTCATGACCAGTCTCTGAGAGCTGGACAGCTCAAAAGCCACCACcactgctggggaagggcaCTGCCAGCAACCAGCCAGAACAGGACCTGTTGAGATACAGCTGCACCCAAGGAGCACTTGCAGCATAACAAGCCACGGGTCTAAAACCTCaacaaaagctttttgcaaagaccagctcctcctggcaccccatGAGGTCTGCACCAAAGCAGGTAGGAAAGCAAGTCAATGCCCTCAGTTGTGGGCGGATGCTGAAGTGGTAacatgctgggctctgcctgcctggaagGCTGCTGcgtccctcctccctccctgaggGAGCCCTGTACCATGACTTGTGTGGCACTATCAACCAATGGGAAGCAAAATCAGCAACCAACGGCAAGAATCAGCTTGGTGCAGTGGAAGAAAGAGTGCGTCCATGCCAGAACAAACACACAATTTCACCTGTGTCCTTTCATTCTCTTCCCCATGTCCCACTGAAGTCACAGCCATTTTCTCCCTGGCAACCACTGCCTTTCAGGAGAATGGATGTATAAGGACAGACTGACCTGCTAGCACCACAAACCCCTCCTAGCTGAGCTCTCAACACCAGTCATcaggtgctgccagcaccagccaCTAAAACAAGGGGCTGCACCACCTTTTGCCAAGCCCAGATACTGCTGTTTGAAGCATCGTGCTAGAAAATGTCAGCCCCACAGAAGGAACAGGAAAGTATCACCCAAAGTGTCTCCAAGTGCACCCTAAGATCTCCTTTAACATCCTCTGTAAGGAATGCCCAACAGCCTGGACGGGCAGCAGTTGGGCCATTGCTCTGCTTCTCACCCTCCTCGAGTTGCAAGGGGCTGTATTCCAGGAAGGTTCTCTTGGCAGTGCCAAGTGCCTCCCAGGGCAGTTCCTCCCTGTTGAGAGCCCATCCAGCTCACAG
This genomic window from Zonotrichia leucophrys gambelii isolate GWCS_2022_RI chromosome Z, RI_Zleu_2.0, whole genome shotgun sequence contains:
- the ATOSB gene encoding atos homolog protein B; translated protein: MRHIHTETPLPPERSTEPSLSRPRGETPLEPSSQCCTHRSILMGYNETEIKRQKVYQVSIFSHLSSSSESTEQRAGTRPAVKRGYPEQRTLEGGRDPKRTHWGDRGVDGGPGQPSLDDDDTFEDGLLVEELSLCGSAQHFSHSGLRVVEHRCEGSPSHSPKASREDKSQDVSFSSSSSSSSSSSWPQHIACSTLHMRDSCPVSSGDQPIDYGENGEPSSGRNVLHLDLHSIAQTTQLDPGGKREKPGSSPAHTSRACGEAEGPAVANGCRESPVPQTALSPEPSNLSSQEMTPCGSSQLSSTCPAKRKLLPAGEVMADSCSEDESLSPPARKKRVLPCHPVPTACRSTDAKGAPFWNHLLPAAKSSSDCTAVGRRLKSGLRLKSRHLRTSLRRGTRSPTVPWATTTVSHALLGNFEESILKGRFAPSGRIEGFTAEIGASGSYCPQHVTLPVDVTYFDISEHSVPSPFLGVIDLEALGKKGYSVPKAGTIQVTLFNPNKTVVKMFLVTYDFQDMPANHMTFLRHRIFLVPVGEEEGPTVAPSDPLGTSPPRRVLCYLMHLRFHSSKSGKIYLHDDIRLLFSRKSIEVDSGIPYELKSFTEMPRNPCYSPRA